From one Musa acuminata AAA Group cultivar baxijiao chromosome BXJ2-6, Cavendish_Baxijiao_AAA, whole genome shotgun sequence genomic stretch:
- the LOC135613672 gene encoding serine carboxypeptidase-like 42, protein MERWWCLMMVVVVAVVGRRGEGYPEEDLVVRLPGQPKVGFRQYAGYVDVDEKAGRTLFYYFAEADGDAHAKPLTLWLNGGPGCSSVGGGAFTELGPFFPRGDGRGLRLNKMSWNKVSNLLFVESPAGVGWSYSNTTSDYNCGDESTANDMYKFLLRWYDKFPEFRLKNLFLTGESYAGHYIPQLANVLLDHNQHSTGFKFKIKGVAIGNPLLKLDRDAPATYEFFWSHGMISDEIGLTIMNQCDFEDYTFSNPHNVSKACNDAIEKANIIVGDYINEYDVILDVCYPSIVEQELRLRKYVTKMSVGVDVCMSVERYFYFNLPQVQLALHANRTKLPYSWGMCSGLLNYSSTDGDINILPLLKKIIRHGTPVWVFSGDQDSVVPLLGSRTLVRELAHDFNFHVTVPYGVWFYKGQVGGWVTEYGNLLTFATVRGASHMVPYAQPARALRLFTSFIHGQRLPNSTHPSIS, encoded by the exons ATGGAGCGGTGGTGGTGTTTGATGATGGTGGttgtggtggcggtggtggggaGGAGAGGGGAGGGCTACCCGGAAGAGGACCTGGTGGTGAGATTGCCTGGGCAGCCCAAAGTGGGGTTCAGGCAGTACGCGGGGTATGTGGATGTCGATGAGAAGGCGGGGAGGACTCTCTTCTATTACTTTGCCGAAGCCGATGGAGATGCCCACGCGAAGCCGCTCACCCTCTGGCTCAATGGCG gCCCAGGTTGTTCTTCAGTTGGAGGGGGTGCTTTTACTGAGCTTGGTCCATTTTTCCCTAGAGGTGATGGACGGGGTCTTCGATTAAATAAAATGTCATGGAATAAAG TTTcaaatctcctttttgttgaatctcctGCTGGAGTTGGATGGTCTTACTCCAATACAACTTCTGATTATAACTGTGGAGATGAATCAACTG CTAATGACATGTATAAATTTCTTCTGCGATGGTATGACAAATTTCCAGAGTtcagattgaagaacttatttctAACTGGAGAAAGCTATGCAG GGCATTACATACCACAATTGGCCAATGTTCTTTTAGATCATAATCAGCATTCCACTGGCTTCAAGTTCAAGATCAAAGGAGTTGCG ATTGGGAACCCACTTCTTAAGCTTGATAGGGATGCTCCAGCAACATATGAGTTTTTCTGGTCCCATGGAATGATATCTGATGAAATAGGCCTCACAATAATGAACCAATGTGATTTTGAAGATTACACCTTCAGTAATCCACACAATGTGAGCAAAGCATGCAATGATGCCATTGAGAAGGCAAATATTATTGTTGGGGATTACATAAATGAATATGATGTGATTCTAGATGTCTGTTACCCATCAATTGTGGAACAAGAGTTGAGATTGCGAAAATAT GTTACTAAGATGAGTGTTGGCGTTGATGTTTGCATGTCAGTAGAAAGGTATTTTTATTTCAATCTTCCACAAGTTCAGCTTGCCCTTCATGCTAACAGGACAAAATtgccttattcttggggcatgtgTAGTGG GCTCCTGAACTACAGCAGCACAGATGGTGATATCAATATCCTGCCCTTGCTCAAGAAAATAATCAGGCATGGCACACCAGTCTGGGTTTTCAG TGGTGACCAAGATTCTGTTGTGCCACTCTTGGGCTCGAGAACACTTGTACGGGAACTAGCCCATGACTTTAATTTCCATGTAACGGTTCCTTATGGAGTTTGGTTTTACAAAGGCCAG GTCGGTGGCTGGGTAACGGAATACGGGAACCTACTGACTTTTGCAACTGTAAGAGGTGCATCTCACATGGTTCCATATGCACAACCAGCTAGAGCTCTTCGCCTGTTCACTTCATTCATTCATGGCCAAAGGCTGCCAAACTCGACACATCCTTCGATTAGTTAA
- the LOC135615585 gene encoding probable pectinesterase/pectinesterase inhibitor 51, translating into MRKFQYTSPPRPRLLFVTMAALLSLPLLLLFLILPSSAPSSPPPLPPEIAQACGATRFPSSCHSALSQSPDLPSSPSALQLLSAAVAAPSDALPSSRSQAESILASADANPARAAAARDCLEHLSLSDRRLSAASAALPAGRLADARAWAGAALLYQYDCWSALKYVNSTRRVADCMASLLDLAALTSNALSMIAAFQRFGDDISLWVPPQTERDGYWGDSSAVAAGGGSGSLRPANGATTFPSDRPPNATVCKTGSCDYQSVQDAVAAAPDFASDRFVIVVKAGVYEETVRVPFEKTNLVLLGEGMGDTVITGSQNVGHNQDVTTYHSATVGVLGDGFAARDLTFENTAGPGAHQAVAFRSDSDQSILESVEFRGHQDTLYARSLRQLYRKCRIAGTVDFIFGNSASVFDRCVIEVVPRAEGPRKAGSNPVAAHGRTDPAQATGFVFSGCAINGSDDYLAAYQRKPGAHRAYLGRPWKEYSRTVYVNCYMGEVVMPEGWLPWREDFALSTLFYGEYGSSGPGANAAARVGWSSQIPSEHVGLYSVETFIQGDEWVPSEQ; encoded by the coding sequence ATGAGGAAATTCCAGTACACTTCCCCTCCTCGCCCTCGCCTACTCTTCGTCACCATGGCTGCActcctctccctccccctcctcctcctctttctcatcCTCCCTTCCTCCGCCCCCTCCTCCCCTCCTCCGCTCCCGCCGGAGATTGCCCAGGCCTGCGGGGCCACCCGTTTCCCCTCCTCCTGCCACTCTGCCCTCTCCCAGTCCCCCGACCTCCCTTCCAGCCCCTCCGCCCTCCAACTCCTCTCTGCCGCCGTCGCCGCCCCCTCCGATGCCCTCCCCTCCTCCCGCTCCCAAGCCGAGTCCATCCTCGCCTCTGCCGATGCAAACCCTGCTCGCGCCGCCGCCGCCCGCGACTGCCTCGAGCACCTCTCCCTCTCCGACCGCCGCCTGTCCGCCGCTTCCGCCGCCCTCCCCGCTGGCCGCCTCGCCGACGCCCGCGCCTGGGCCGGCGCTGCCCTCCTCTACCAGTACGATTGCTGGTCGGCCTTGAAGTACGTCAACTCTACCCGCCGCGTCGCCGATTGCATGGCCTCCCTCCTCGACCTGGCCGCCCTCACCAGCAATGCCCTCTCCATGATCGCCGCCTTTCAGCGCTTCGGTGATGACATCTCCCTCTGGGTCCCGCCCCAGACCGAGCGGGACGGCTACTGGGGCGACTCCTCCGCCGTCGCagccggcggcggcagcggctccCTACGACCCGCCAATGGTGCCACCACCTTCCCGTCGGACCGGCCTCCAAATGCTACCGTGTGCAAGACCGGATCTTGCGACTACCAGAGCGTCCAAGACGCGGTGGCCGCCGCGCCTGATTTCGCCTCGGATCGGTTCGTCATCGTCGTCAAGGCCGGCGTGTACGAGGAGACCGTCCGAGTCCCGTTCGAGAAGACCAATCTGGTGCTGCTAGGCGAGGGGATGGGAGACACCGTCATCACCGGCTCGCAAAACGTTGGCCACAACCAGGACGTGACCACCTACCACTCTGCTACCGTCGGTGTCCTCGGTGACGGCTTCGCAGCCCGAGACCTCACCTTCGAGAACACCGCCGGCCCTGGCGCCCACCAGGCGGTTGCTTTCCGCTCCGACAGCGATCAATCCATACTCGAATCGGTGGAGTTCCGTGGGCACCAAGACACCCTGTACGCGCGCTCCCTCCGGCAACTCTACCGTAAATGCCGCATCGCCGGCACGGTAGACTTCATCTTCGGCAACTCCGCGTCGGTGTTCGATCGGTGCGTCATCGAGGTGGTCCCACGCGCGGAAGGGCCAAGGAAGGCAGGGAGCAACCCGGTGGCCGCCCACGGACGGACCGACCCTGCCCAGGCGACCGGCTTCGTGTTCAGTGGCTGCGCTATCAATGGGAGCGACGACTACTTGGCTGCATACCAGAGGAAGCCAGGGGCGCACCGGGCATACCTCGGGCGGCCATGGAAGGAGTACTCGCGGACGGTGTACGTGAATTGCTACATGGGGGAGGTGGTGATGCCGGAGGGGTGGTTGCCATGGAGGGAAGATTTCGCGTTGAGCACGCTGTTCTACGGAGAGTACGGGAGTTCAGGGCCCGGGGCGAATGCGGCGGCCAGGGTGGGGTGGAGCAGTCAGATTCCCTCGGAACATGTCGGATTGTACTCTGTGGAAACTTTTATCCAGGGGGATGAATGGGTTCCCTCGGAGCAGTAA